Sequence from the Peromyscus eremicus chromosome 4, PerEre_H2_v1, whole genome shotgun sequence genome:
CTGGGAGCAGAAATGACATGGTAAGCAATTGATACCAGAAATTCTAGGGCGGCGATTGTCTCTGCCAACTTTTACATTAATATTTTCACAAATTGCCGGGGGTAACATTTTGCAAAAGATCTGATTACTTTGTAgtattcacacacaaaaataaatatttacacaaATTCAAACATCCAGGAGTCCTACTGAGCAGGTGGGGAACTGGGCACATGGTCGGCCAGCTGTGGGGAGGCCCTGGGCACTGGAGCTTGTGCTGTACGAAGGGGGCTCAGGTGTCCTGGCCCAGTCCAGAGGCCTGGTTGGTGAGCGGGCACATGAAGGCAGAGGTGGTGTGGCTGGGTAGGCATTGGCGGCCACGTGAGAGACCACATTTAAGCCCAGGGTGGAAGTGTGCAGGGTGGGGAGCCCTGCCTTGCAGCCCTGAATCTGAACAGGTAGGAACCTGCACTGGCCCTGCCTGCCCACCTGTTTGAGGGGTGGTCTGTCAGGCTGCCCACAAGCAGTCCCTGCCATAAACCAGTTTGGGAAGGGGCACCTGCTCTGGGATCGAGAGTGGCTCTCTGTGGTTATCCTAGTGGCCACTCAGCCCTGGCTCCCCTGAGGCCTCCTTGCTCTGAGGGAGGAAAGGCAACAGGgcttctgccagctctgggcagGGGCAGGCAGCAGAGTGCTGCTGTCATGGCTACGGAGTGTTGAGGGAGAGGCCCCTTGGCCTGCTGAGGTCTGGGTGAATCCCTGGTTTTAGCAGCACTGGTAGGTATTGCACAGAGCAAGAGGAAGTGCctatcaggaaggaaggaaaccaggTCAGCTTTTTCTTGTCCCTTGTCACACTCCAGGGACTGGGTTTCTTATAGGACAGGCCTTTCCAAAAGAAAGTCTAGTCCTAGGAGAACGCAAGTAGCTTCCCCACTTCCATCAACGATCTGATCCCTTTACTCCCATCGTGAGGTGAGAGGTGGAAGCCTTAGTCCACCCTGGGGCACACAGGCCTGACAAAGGGAGCTGGCCCTGAAGAAGTGGCCCTTCCAGCAGGTTATCTGGGGCTGGGGCCTGTGTTCATCAGACCTGGGTCCTTGACCAGCTCCCAGCACTGTATCCTGTCGAGCATCTACAAGAGCCAGGCAATGGCAAGCTGCTGGTTTTAAGGGCCAAGCCCCTCTGGGCTCTGGCTCTTGGACACTAGGTCAGATTTACCTCCCAGCAGCTAGATAAAGTGTGTGGGAGTTGGGGAGACAGCCATTCAGAACACGCTTGGAGCACATCCTGGAAAAGCCCACGCTGGAGTGTGAGGTAGAATACAGGTGACCGTGTGACTGAACTCTGGAGGATGGGTAGTGCTTTTGTTTGCAGTGGGTGTGGGTGAGGTCCTCCTGTTTGCCGGTGCCTGGCAGTATCCCTGTGGCAGCACTGGGATGTGCAACAAGACAGCCTAGTGGAGTGTGGTGGCCTTCCCAAGGGTGTGCTGGGCCTAACTCTGCTGGCCCCCAGCCCACGTCAGTGTAGTGATATGGAATGTTAGGTACAGGGATACATCCTTCTGATCATACAGACACAGACTGGCAATCtgtacaaacacaaaagaatccatttcagaaaaataaattactaaggggagaggaagaaagggtccACGTTTGCTCTTCTCAATAAATATGCAATTCTGCTCACCTAAGACTTCAAAGGTAATTATTGGGATGGGGGTTCTAACATCAGGGTCCATGAAGGTGATTCTAAATAGAGCTGCAGCCCCTGTGCCTTGTCAGGGGAGCCCCAACCCTTTTAGAGCTGCCCCATTGGCCTCTTTCCAAGCAGGTCAGAGCACCCGTGTGgtgaaattccaaaaaaaaaaaaaaaaaaaaaaaaaaaaaagtgtccttgTGCCCAAAGTCTCAGATGCTCGGAGTGTGGCTAGAGACAGCTCTTTTGGATCCCACCTCTTTCAGAAAACAATGTACCAACTGGTGAGGCAGGCAGCTGGGTCCAGGCTGGGACAGCCTCCTTCCCTGGCGTTGTCGTGCATTCTGGGGGCCAGTGGGGTCAGTTCTGCTGTAAAATGAGGTTTTCCAGTTCATCCGCAGAACGCAGCAGGAAGGCTGCAGACTCTCGGTAGCCGGCGATGAGCTGCCGCACAGCGCTGATCTCCGTGGGGCTGAGCTGAGCCGTGGGCATGGTCCTGCTGGTGCTGTTGCTGGAAGGGGTGggtgtgggaggggtgggggtagaggCCCCACCTTTCATGCTGAGGTCTGTGGGCCCTGTGGAGAGGGAAAGATGATTTTTAGACTCTATAAATTTTAGACGAAGTGGAAGCCCCTGCCTGTATTTGGGAAGGacacccagccagccatgccTTGTGTGTTCTGTGACTGGGCATAGTATTAGACGGAGGCCCTGGtctatttccctgatggctgtgTTCCCAGTATCTAGAATAGGGCTTTTTACATGACTAGAGTTCTAGGTTGAACCTCACTGTCAACCCTATGATAGGCAAAGTTCATGGGAAATGTGTGGGTTCTGCCTTAAGAATGGGTGGCATGCATCAGGCTTTAGCATAAGCCACAGCAGGGCTCCAACCTAGCTTCCGGCCTCTACCCCGTGCCTTTCACTACTTTTTGAGGACTCCCACCAGACACACATCCCAGCTCTGGTccccagaaaaggaaaaggcgGCCTTGAGACAGCGTCTATGCCATTAACTCCTGAGCCCTGCCTCGCCCTGAGTGGTGGTCAAGACTGGAACAGGAATAATAGCCCCAGGAAGGAACTGTACTACAGGCACTGTGCGAAAGGGCTCTTGGTATGTTTGGGGGGCAGTAAGGTGcatgtgccatctctccagaagaAAGCTGAGAGGGGAAGGGTACAACACGCAGCACCATATTGCAGTGAGGCCTGGGAACAGCCACCACTCCAGTTTGGAGAGACAGTGAACACCCATTCCTAGAGGGTTTGTAGGTGCtcatgggtgggggaggggcaaggtCTGCTGAGCCTCAGCACCTCGGCTCCTTGTCCTCTGAGGAGTTGTCTGTCCCAAGTGAGGAGAAATAGAAACCACAGGACCCAAGGAGGTTTTCTGGAGAAACTGTCTGCTGTCTGCCCTCTACTGGCCAGCTGTGGCAGCAAAGGAACCCAAGGTCTGAAAACCCCTAGGGATCACCAGCCACATCTTTGCCTCTCTCCCTTAGCAGCTCCATGGAGTGGGCTGCCAGCATTGGAATTCAGCAGGTTCCTTCAGCAAGTCCTTTTCTTTCCCCTGACTCCTCCCAGCTCTAAATTCCAAAGCAAAGCAAGGAGCCTCTGGGAACAGGAGCTTCCATGATGGTGGGGGAAGCACAGACAGAGCCCAGCAGACAGGCTTTTCATCAGCCTGTGGGAGAACTAGCTGTAGTACCCAGAGACTTCTCAGTAGGCCTGGGACTTTTGGAATAGACTCCCAGTAAGCAGACATGGAAGTGTTTGGAGCTTGAAAAGCCCTGTAGGTGTGTATCAAGAAAGCAAGCAATGAAAAGAGCTGAGGAGTGAGAGACCATGTACTTGGTGAGCCCCTGCCACCCTAGGCAGCTCATTTTCCCAGCTGTTGCCCTGCGTGCCCTGCCCTCAGCCTTCATCTTGGAGGCTGTCTTACATGACGCTCTTCTGGACCATCAGCATGTCTCTACTGCCCTGTTCACCGCTGCACTTACACTGTAGAGATGGACACACCTTGTCTTGGAGACATCTAGACTAGAAGGAACATCTACACATAAATTTTGGAAACAACTGTTGCTAAAAGGAAGTTGGTGCAGCCTCTGATTGGGAAAAGAAGTTGGTATCTGTCATGTGAACAGCTTGTAAACAGTTATTTTTCCCTCTAACCAGAAAATGTGGATGGTTTGCTAAAAATATTTCcttggggatgtaactcagtgggtGAAATACCTAgtctgggttcagtttctagcaccacaaaaataaatagtcaggtgtggtggcacacacctttaatctcagcactcaggaggcagaggaaggtggatctctataatttcgaggccagcctggtctatagagtgagctccaggacaagccagggctacacagagaaaccctgtctcaaaaaaccaaaataaataaaaaaacacatgaCTACGTAACAATGCTCTTGGaattgagaaggcagaacagttaAGTCTGTTATAATCACACATGGAAAGAAGAAGGGCCATGTGTTGCAGAACCAGAACCAAGGGGATGGGACAGGTTTGATTCCCTCTGGGTGTCTCTGATCTAGGCAATGCCCAGGGTAAGAAAGGCTACCTGcacagtcagagacagccccaggTTTCTTTGTTTCCCTCTATCCCCAAATCTCAGCTCACTGTTGATGGCTGCATAGAGAGCTGTCCCACCACCCCTTCCATCCCTGTTTCCTGTAGCCTATCTGATTTGGGGCCAGCCCTGTGCAGGCTCTGGTTACAGCCAGACTCTCAGGTTGCTAGTGGTCCCTGTGGGGCTAATAATGTGGGCACAAACTGCCTAGCACCCCAGGCCAGAGGAGCCGGCTCTGATTCTCCAATGACAGCATGAGCAAAGTGGGGAGGAAGAGCCATTAGCATAGCTGTTGTGGGCTTCTTCGAGCTGAATCAAGCAATCACATGAGAAAGCTGTGACTAGGCAGGACAGCGGGAGGGATGGCTCTGGGACCCGGTAGCTACTGCTTGTTCTCCTCTGCCACTGGTGCTCACAGGACAAGGCTGTTCCCAGCGAGGAGGGAAATGGTCAGCTCTTGGTTCAGAGATGGGATACATGGGGCATACAGCTGCCCCCTGATCTCAGTTCTGGCTGCTCTTCATGTCTTTCAGGACCCATACCCTCATGAGAGGCCAGGGAGCCACCATAGCTGCAGTCCAAAGACAAGCCATGCTGCGTATACCAGGTGAAGACTGGTACTGCCTGGGTATGACTAGGCACCAGGTCATCCCTACCTCAATCAGTTGGTACTAGTGTCCCCAAGAGTTCTAACTTCCCTGATCCTGAAACCCACTTCCGATACTCCAGCAAAGGGACAGCCGTTCTACCCTTGGTATGCACCACTCTTGGCCTGGCTCTAGGGATTAGGCCAGACAGCCTCTTATTTTAGGTTAAGACTCATAAGAAGGGATGAGAGGCTAAAGCCCAGGCAGGGACCTTCCAGACACTAGCATTTCTTCCAGTTCTGGAGCACAGTAAGCATGAAGGTGTGGAGCAAGGGGTGGGTGGCAAAGGCTTGGGCTTCCTGCTAGGGCTAGGAACTGGCCCTCTCTCTCTACCTTGCTACTCAGGGACAGTCAGGGGTCTCCTAGCCCAGAGCTCCCCGGCCAGCAAGTGCCTCTCCTTCCGCCTGCCCCCTGAAGCAGCAACGTGATGTTTTCAACTTCCTTCACTCCTTGGCCCCTGAATAACATGGAGgcacactgcctctgcttcctgccctgtCCCTGGAAACATTCTCATCACAGGGTTAGAATAGGATGATGGAGGCTAAGCCCCTCTGTGTTTAAAGCCTATGAGCTCCCAACCCCCACCAAAACCCagcatccccccccaccccacccccaccacactgCCCCTGCTGGAGAGGGCTTGACGCCTGTTCTACTCCCAGGTAAGACAATCCCTAATGCCACAGGAGGGGCCGAaggtatctgtctgtctctgtcttcccccCCACCCCTAGGTGCAGCACCTGCAGCAGAGATTCCTGGGAAGCACTTGCCAAGCTGCCCAATTTAGGCACGGAGCAGAGAAACCTAATGTTTAACCATCACCCAAATGACTGAAATGGGGGCTCCATGGATGGAGGCTGAGCCAGATCCTGGCTCTACTGCCAATTCACAAGAGGCCTTTCAGGGAATGGAACCAGAGAGGGGCGCCTGCAGTGACAGCAGAAGCAAGTGCCACGGGAGATGAGAAGGGGGCCAAGGTTTTCCTGACCTCGTCTGAAGACTGGCTGCTGACGGGGAGCTGAGCCATtgcccctcctcccaaggctgcTGTGCAGACCCAGCTGGGCACTATCTGGAGAACAGGCCTGCCCCTACTTACCGTTACTGTGATTTCCTGTCTGGAGGGAAGCAGAGGGCTGCAGGTTGCTGCTCAAGGAGCCGTAGCCACGGTAGCTGTAGTTGAGGCCACCATTGACATACACGGGGTCCTGGGAgtaggcagaggctggcagtgagTAGGTGGAGTGGGTGATGGCTGTGGAGTCCCGAGAGTGCTGCTGCTTATCCAGGGCTATGGGTTCATCCTGCAAGGGAGAGAGGACAGTGCTGGGAAACCCAAGGGACAGCAGACCTAGTCACTGTCCCTGACATGGGGTAGGCACCGGCCACAGGCCTTTGGTTCCTGGGACCCAGTGCTATGACTTGACCTAGGGGATGCTGTTGGTTCTCTTTCCATGGGCATCTTACCTCAGGGATTTCCCCTGACTACATCTTTCTGTGGACATACTTGACTGACACTGCCTGGTGCAAAAGTCCTCTCTGTACTGGCCGAGAACCTGTCATCTCCCTGTTTCAGTTTTTTCGAGTCCTAGGGTTACCAGGGATGCACTTCCACATCCAGTCAGCCTTCCTTTTGACAGGTCCACCAGGCCTTAGTGACTaacccctccagcccccccccccccccccccccgcacctcTCCTGGCACCTgcctctctccatcctttctgCCCCCGCCACAGCACTGTCAATCTTAGACTATGTGATGACTGCCCTCCCACCTCACTGGGTACCCCAGCTGCGGGTGCATGTGGAATGACCAATGGCCGCTGCCCCTGGGGTGAGACCCACCCCTTTGAGTAGCCAGCCCGATCGATCACGTACTTGTGAGGACTGGTAGATCTCCAGGCGCATCCTTTTAGCTGCTTTTCTTGTCTCGCTCTCACAGGCAGCTGCTAGGATGTTTTCTGCCATGGCTGAGGtcaggtggggaggggtgggtctGGTCTGCAGGCAGAAGGGACACAGAGCTGGTGTTTGGGCTGGAAGGATCCCAGCCAGGGTTAGGGTATGGCAAAGCCGGGGTTTGGGCTCCAGCACCTGATTACCAGCCTGTTTTCCTCTCTTGTGAAACAGACCTGCTGAGAAGTTGGGGTAAGGGTCTGGAGGACAGCCACCAGCCAGGGTGGCCAGGAGGAGGCGCTCACCATCTCCATGCCATTCTTCTTCATGCGACGACAGGACTTGAGGTATGTGCGGATGCGCTTGCGGGCCCGCTCCTGGAACTCGGGAAACTGCCGGCTACAGGACTCAATGATGGCCTGGATCTTCTCCTTGGGCTGCTTGGAGATGGGCACCATGCGGTCCAGGTTCTCATCCACAAACAGCCGCACAAACATCTAGGGAGACACAGGCCATGGGAGGGACTGGCCTTGCCTCAGACCCATCCCTGCCTCACCAGCCCTGCCTGGTACTCACATTGAAGGCCTTGAGCCGCTCGGGGTCCATGCCCTCTGAGTCGTTCATCTTGTCATTGTCCTCATGGTCATCAtgatcatcatcgtcatcatctgCTGCAGGGGCCCGGCCCACGGTCAGGTCCTCAGGACAGCCACTGACTTCAGTCTTGATGGAGTCATAGCTCCCAGAGCTATAGGGGGGAGACTGAAACAGGGcaagagacaaagagacaaatCAGATGGCCGCCTACTTGGTCTCCCATGGTAAGCCTGGGGACCAGGTTGTTGAGCTCATCCAGCTGCCTCAAGAGTCTTAGCTGCAAGCTCCTCAGCAAGTGAACCCTACCTCCCACTATGAACCAAGAGGAACAGTTCTGCCCCAGTGTCCCTGGGCTACTGCCAGGAGGCCTGACTGGAAGAGCAGACAAGGGTCCTGCCTCTTGGAGGCAGTGGGTAAAGTGTAGTAGCAGCTGCTCTGGTGGCAGTGTCCACATCAGGACCTGCCATGTTGAGGGAAGACACAAGAAAAGATTGCCATCAGCCAGCCTCTTCTGTGTGCCAGGATCTATTTGGGCTTCCAAGGTTCCTCCTGGTTCCCCAAGGGACTGCAACCTTGAGTTGACAAGTGAGCTGTCACCAGAGCAGCGAATGTGCTTGTCTATCAGGAGGAACAGATGGGCTAGGAAAGGGAGGGCCACGAAGCAGAGTGCAGTCAGTCCCCAGCTCCCAGACGAGGCTGTTTCTGCTTGTTTCCCAAGAGATTACTATGAGTCCTGGGAAAGCAGGTATTCAAGAAGAGGGTGACCAGACGGGCCTGCCTGATATAGCCCACCTTGATTGGGGAAGGGCTTAAGCACTCTGTTCCTACCCACATTCTGCTTTCAACCAGACAATAGGCAAAGATGGCAGTGTCCATTCCAGGACTGGTCACATCATGGGAAGGACACAAAAAAGGATTCCCATGAGCCAGCCCCTTCTGTGTGCTAGGATCTAGTTGGGCTCCTGGGTTTTCTCAGCCCGCACCGACGGCCTGTTTCTCCTTGGACTGTGGCTTCTGCTTTCTCCTGCTTCCCAGCTACTAGCTCGCCCCTTGGGACCCAGCTCCACAATACTCTGCAGAACCCTGGCTCTGATGCTGCTGTCGTTTGCTTTCTGAAGTTTGTATCTGTGGCATGCCCCTCATCTCTTCCCTGAAGGACACTGGCATACAGTGGCTAAGTCGGGCCTAGGAGGACACACACAGTTGCAGTCAGGCCCTGTGATGCGGCCACAGCCCGGCCTAGAAGGACCTGTTGCTCTCTGAGGAACAACTCAACAAAGACACACATGGCCTGGTGTCTCTGGTCCTCGGGCTTCCCTTGATTTGACCACACAAAGACCTAGGGTGCAGAACTCCAGCCCTCCAGAATAATAGTGTAGGGTCAAAACACATGCAGGGCATAGGCTGGATACCAGCTCACTCTAGTGCCATGGACATgtcagatctgcaagtgattcttTAGCTGAATCCTCTGCTGGGACAAGAGCAAATGAGAAAACTGTAGGAACCctcagtgccccccccccccccccccgtgtggcCATATGGCCCTGGTAGCAGTGGCTAGAGGGCTCTGCTAAGCCAAACTCGCTTCCACCCTGCAACAGCTGCTCTCTCTGGTGCCTGGACCTACTTCTACCCTGATCCCCATGGGCTGGGCTACACATGTGGCACAACTCTTCTGTCACCTTAGATCATGTCCTGGGCTTGTGTCCCACCCCTCTGCAAGAGACAGGCCAGGACAGAAGAGTCTGTTGGGAGTAGGCAGGTGGGTTCGGGTGGCTGGCAGAGTGGAAGAGGTACTCCAGGAGAGCTGGCAGCTGCTCTCAGGAAACCTTAATGGTGCAGGACAGTGTGTGAAATGATGGGCCATGGTTGGGGACCCAGCCTGCCCACCTCTCTACCCACATCAGCCTGGTCAAGGGAGGAGTTCCACAGCCCTCATCCTGACCACTCGCCCCTTTCTGCATCATCTGAAATATAGGGACAGGCAGACTGGGTAGCCAGGAAGTATGAGGTCTGTGCCGCCTTTTCAAAAGGTGAACGTGTACATTGGGGAGGAGTACACAAGCCATGGTGTGTGTGGAAGTCAAGAGGACaactggagttggttctctcctccgaCCTTTATGCAGGTTCAGAGcgaggatcagactcaggtcaccTTTAACAACTGAACCTTTTATAAGTTTTTGCTTTCCTCtgagatctcactgtgtagctcagactgtcctggaacacactatgtgGCCTAGGTTGCCTTCAAACTCAGCGCCCCTCCTGCTTCAGGCAGATTCTGAGTTCCAGAGTTACAGGCATGACTACCATGCTCAGCAGTGTCTTGTACTTCTGTGCCCAATGTGCTCCTTGCTGCTATTCTTTAAAGCAGACTCTGTTCCTGGGAAGGGAATAAGCCTCAGAGACACACATCACCTGCCATCTCTCCACCAAGGGAGGAGCCATCACTTCTCAGAGAAGTGAGACGTATCTGGGGCACCCTCAGCCATCTGCCATTCTAGTGTGTCCATGGCAAAGTGGCTGTAGCCCCTACCTTGGCTTGATGTCACCTTGGCTGGCTCAGTTCCAACTACACTACAGTCCGTATGacctccctccagcctcccaaCAACCCAGAGGCACACAGCCGCAGCCCCACACACCTCAGGAGTGCTCTTTACCCCATACTTGACGCGGTTCCGCAGCCCATCAGTGCTGCAGCCATCCGAGGGGTAGGATGGTGTGCCCAGTGCTGTGCCCGGTGGCAGCTTATCACACAAGTTGATCGGCTGATCCTCGGCGGCAGCAGTGAAGTCCATGGGGGCTGCAGCACCGTTACCATTCATCTCAGGGAAGGCAGGATCGCCCTGTGTGCTGCTTGAAGTGGACGGGTTCAGGGTAGACGAGCCATTGCCGCTGCCACTCTCAGAGGAGGAGTCGTCTGGAATGAGAGCCCTGGGCATGAGGCCCTGTCCCTGCACCCACTGCTCCAGAGGCCCTGCTGGGTGGGGCGGCCTCAGAGTACCTGTGCTGTTATCCTTGCAGAGAACAAGGGTGCTCTGCTCTCCATACCACATGCTCTGGGATGGGAACTGAGCCTCAGGCTTACCACCTGAGCTGAGGCAAATCAGGGAAGTGGGACCACTAGGTGCTAAGTGGTCATGACCAGCATATGCAGAGCACAGAGGTTTCTCTTCACCTCCAAACCTACGAAGGCCACAGACAAGCTCAAGGGAGGCTCCACTTGAGGCAGCCCAGGTCCTTTGACACTTCCAGCCTTTCTCGCTGCTCAGGActgcttccccctcccaccttcaTGTTCTTCTGTACAGGGGggaccttgaacttctccttGCTCTGCCCGAGGAAGAACAGCTCCACCGCCAAACTCCCTATTCATCCGTGCCTTCCCGTACAAGTCTAGCCAGATCTGCAGCCTCTGCAGAGCACACCACCCCAGCCTCTGCCCTCTGTGCCTGGCCAAGTGGCCTCAGACAGCACAAAGCCAACTGCTGAGGGGTTGCAGCTCCCGTTCCCAGCTGGTCTTCCTGCTTTCTTGAGGCGGGCGCCCCCTGCTGTGGAGAGTGCAGCACTGCAGGATCCAGAGGATAAACTGGAGCgccaagaaaatacatttttagataAATTCCAGGTTTCTCTTCCCACAGGCCCCTACCTCCTGCTTCATTAGCTGGGACCACAGCAGCTACTCTAGACCTCCTGGGGTCACTGTCAGGTGAGCACCTACGTGGATGACAATGGTGCTTAGGTGCCCTGCAGGCTCTGCAGCTAGACCCAGcgaggggaggggcagggaggggtgGTAAAGGAGCCCTGACCATAGCCTGGACCAGCCTTTTCCCCAGGTCAGGGTCGCGCtggaccccacccccaccgccagcAGATTATGAAGATTTAGTCCCTAGTGTTGAGCACTGGGCATCAGCGCCGCCTGAATGTCCCCATGGCGACTGAGCGGCTCTGGTGCCCTAGCCAATCACTAGCCTCTCAGCTGCCTGAAGGCGGGGCCGGTCTGCCTATCAAGCAGCCAGGGCCCTGAGTAGAGGGGGATGGGGAAAGTGTGGTGCAATGACATTCCTCCCCCTAGGCTGCCACAGGTCATCTGGGCCAGGCTACACTGCCCAGGCCACCTTTAGGCAGCACTGCTCCACCCTCCCTTATCTTGTGAGCTTGATCCCAAGCCCCGGGACCTATCTCTGGGACCTCACTGCCTAAGTCCTCTGCCCTCACAAATGGGCTGGGTTTTTCTCTGGCAGTATCTCCAGCAACAAGTCTAAAAGGTGTAGTGAAAAACAATCACCTGGCAGCATTAACtaaagcacctactgtgtgctggccCTATCCCAAACGCAGGGGCAATGATGACTACATCCAGGGTGCTGGCATGCCTGAGGACCAGCTACATCTTAGGAAGTTTACCAGTAACTGGGTAATCGGGGTTTGGTGGGTGCCACCTCCTCAGTACCCTTTCACAGCTCAGGTCTTCCCTCTGCCATTGTCAGCCCTTTCCTGGAGGTCACTGCCCATGCTCCAGCCTCACGACCTTGCAGCCGGCCCTGCCAGTTCCCACCCTAACCCCTTAGCACCGGGTCTCCAGGCCTGGGCTAGGGCTTTGTATGTCCTGCTCCTTCCAGTTGGGCCCATGTCAGCCAGCTTTCATGGCCTGACTCTGCTCTGCTGCCTTAGGGCACCTGGGAAGAACCATAGTAGAACCTGGTACCTGAGCGGCTCAGGTACCTGAGGCCTGGGGAACAAAGCTGAATGCCTACCCTGACACCTCTATCTAGTCTTAGCTACTTCCAAGTTATGACTTCTACCTTACCACAGGCCGCTTGCTCAACCTGGAAGGGCACTGGATCTCTCCTCTGGAGGATAAGCTGTTCCTCGTCAGGTACCATGTTACCAACAGTTACTGCAgtcaccacaggcaccaggcttaAGGACAGCTACAGCACCACACCCTGCCTGGGGACAGAGGAGTCTCCTGTCTGCCTGCTTAGAGCAGGCAACATgtatgtggctctggagctgccCGGGACACTCAGGGCAATCCCAGGGCTCCAACCCAGGGTCAAAATCAGCTGTGATGAGAAGCTACTAATACTGTCACCTGGGCTACAGGCCCAGGCTCATGCTGTCTGGCTTTCTAGAAAGAACAGGTGCTGGCTCCAATGGGGTACCCATCTCTCTGCTTTCAGAGGTCAGCCCCATCTGGCAAGGAAGGTGGTTGGATAGATGAGGCCCACAAGACACCAGAGCCTGGgaactgctgtggtcatggcTGAAAACCTGTAGAGGAAACTGGAAACCCATCCTGGGATGTAAATATCCAGAGTGACCAGGATGCACTATTAGCACCTTAAAAAGCCACTAGATGTAAATAGGCAAAGTGTGACCTAGCCATACAATAGAAGACTCAGCCTTAAAATGAATCCGATCGAGAGATACGCTGCAACATGGAGGACCCGTAAGGACATTATGCCATGTGAAATAAGGCAGACACGAAAGGATATAGTGAATGATCCCAATTAACTGCACAGGCAATAATAGAGGCATTCACTGGGGCAAAAAGTGAGGTGGTGCTCCCTCAAGCCCGTGGAGGGGAAATGGGCTAATGCTTAGTGAATGCAGAGCCTCTGTCTGGCATGATGAAAAGTTGGGAAAATAATAGCACCAATTGTATTTTGAAGTACTGAAGTATACAGCCCAGCGATCTCataactaacaacaaca
This genomic interval carries:
- the Nol4l gene encoding nucleolar protein 4-like isoform X2: MPKPTLLLRGGWERERSPGDSELGRQFRDWCLRTYGDSAKTKTVTRSKYQRIAEVLQGGGGTGAGSGPAAGEKGKFQFWVRSKGFRLGSGREPKMGQVVYVPVKTGSGADGLSEPEGISLKRVAVVEDFFDIIYSMHVESSAEPGKAPKHAGQKKTYRAIAETYAFLPREAVTRFLMSCTECQKRMHFNSSGPEPKENEPPSPLVSGIIDYNMPLTSTYLKQMKLRVMNSQEQDETSVSSEDFDMNDSTWMSADPHLASNLSPSQEERMRSPQNLHSQEDDDSSSESGSGNGSSTLNPSTSSSTQGDPAFPEMNGNGAAAPMDFTAAAEDQPINLCDKLPPGTALGTPSYPSDGCSTDGLRNRVKYGSPPYSSGSYDSIKTEVSGCPEDLTVGRAPAADDDDDDHDDHEDNDKMNDSEGMDPERLKAFNMFVRLFVDENLDRMVPISKQPKEKIQAIIESCSRQFPEFQERARKRIRTYLKSCRRMKKNGMEMTRPTPPHLTSAMAENILAAACESETRKAAKRMRLEIYQSSQDEPIALDKQQHSRDSTAITHSTYSLPASAYSQDPVYVNGGLNYSYRGYGSLSSNLQPSASLQTGNHSNGPTDLSMKGGASTPTPPTPTPSSNSTSRTMPTAQLSPTEISAVRQLIAGYRESAAFLLRSADELENLILQQN